The nucleotide sequence aactcaagtccttcagttcacctgacctagaattccttacaatcaaatgccgaccgtattatctcccaagagaattctcgtcggttattgtcacaaccctgtatatcccccctcaagccaataccacgacGGACCTTAAGGAACTCCGctggactctatgcaaactggaaaccatatatcctgaggctgcatttattgtagctggggattttaacaaagcaaatttgagaacacggctacctaaattctatcagcatattgattgtagtACCTGGgctggcaaaacactggatcactgctactctatcttccgcgatgcatacaagatCCTTCTCCGCCCTctgtttggcaaatctgaccacgactccattttgcttctcccctcctataggcagaaactcaaacaggatgtacccgtgacaaGGACCATTCAATGCTGGTCCATTGAAAGGACCATTCAattttactgcactgtcggaactggaagcacaagcattttgctacactcgcaataacatctgctgtgtgtatgtgaccaataccatttgatttgatttgatttgatttgaagcccTTGCTTTGTAGACATAAGACTGAGGGACACTTGAAGAAGTCGTGGGCCTCTTTTGCACACAGGGTGCACATGCTTGGAGACTCAGGGTCTCCACGTCTCCAACACTTCTGGGCACTGACCTGATGGTCCAGCCTCTGGGAGATGTAACATTGAGGGGTCTGTCTAGGGCAGGAGATCTTCCCGTTGTACGGGCCCAGGAAGATTGAGTTAGGGATTGTTATCAACTGCCCACTTGTGGTTTTGCGCATGCACACTTTGTACTTGCATACCCCATACCATATCCCAAACTTCTGCACAGGTTTCACTGCAGGTTGTAAAATAGTGCAATTATTGGACTATTATTATTGGAGATAATTTATATATACTTTGGTTCGTCATGTACAACCGCGAGGTCGGCCAGACAGTGTTTGCTCAAGCGACCGAATGGCTTATtttccatatctctctcttctctttctcaccagaagtcctctctctccctctccctctctcgcctcCTTTATTCTTTGTAGTGTGAATTTTCTCACTCACACTAAttttctctctatccatcctttCGTTTGCCTCCTTTTTGCTttgtagtgtctctctctatctcttcctctctctctctctctccgttgtcTCTCATTCTgttttccctctttctttccctgcCTTTATTAGGAAGGATTGTAGTAACATTAAAGGTAACTCACCTGGCTTCTGTGTGTTCATAAAGACATGCTTCTGTGTGTTCATGAAGACATGCTTCTGTGTGTTCATAAAGACATGCTTCTGTGTGTTCATGAAGACATGCTTCTGTGTGTTCATGAAGACATGCTTCTGTCTGTTCATAAAGACATGCTTATGCAGGCATAGTAGGCAGCTGCTGACGCAATGAAAAGAGAGCCTCAGAACACTCAgcactctaccccccccccccccccccccccacgcacatacacaggcacacgcacacacataaacaggcacagacacacacacacacacacacacacacaggcacactcagacacacacacacacacatattcagaaACGCACACGCTGTACACACACCAGGCCTGCTGGCTATCAGCTACTatgagagagaacaagagatgATGAGGGACAGGAGAAGATAGGGGGAGCtaagagggggaaaagaggggaagaggaaggtgCTAGGAGGTGCTAAAGTGGAGGGGAGAGATAGCGAGCTGAAGGGGGAGAAGACgacaagggagggagagacatatTTTAAGGTTGGGTGACTTTCACCTTCAGACACGGACGAGCCCCCAGGTATTTTTTGGGATGATGGTGGAGTAGTGGGGAGGTATGGAGGTGGTGTTCCAGTTAgtttgttctctccctctctccctctctcaattcaattcaagggctttattggtgtgggaaacatatgttaacattgccaaagcaagtgaagtagataataaacaaaagtgaaacattacactcacagaagttccaaaataataaagacatttaaaatgttatattatgtctatatacagtgttgtaacgatgttctctctctctctctctctctctctctctctctctctctctctctctctctctctctctctctctctctctctctctctctctctctctctctctctctctctctctctctctctctctctctctctctctctctctctctctctctctctctctctctctctctctctctctctctctctctctctctctctctctctctctctctctctctcgtaaaaATGTCTAAATAAAAACATGAATGGGTAGTCCACACTGCAGTGTTTGTTTGCCTGTGTGTAAGGAGTGTAAGCAGCAGCTTTCTCCCCACACAAAATCCCCAGGACCAATAACAACACAACAGATGTTAACACTGCGtttcctcctttcctcccctaACCAGGTCACAGCCAGGGGGTTTGCCCCGCTGCTACAGTTTGCCTACACAGCCAAGCTGGTTCTGAGCAAAGAGAACATCCATGAGGTGATCCGCTGTGCTGACTTCCTAGGCGTTCACAACCTAGAGGACTCCTGCTTCCGCTTTCTGCAGGCCCAGCTGCACAGCGACACCACTGATCACAACAATGGCCTTCTCTGCCGCAAGGAGTTACCACCGTCGGCGCACACCGATGACTTCATCACAGAGATGGACGGTAGTGGTGGTTCCGCATCGTCGGAGAAGCTCAGGGTGACGTCATCCTCAGCAACGAGGCGGCGGCCCAATCACTCAACCCTCACGTCCCTCACCAGcagcctgacctctgacctcccaCGATGCCCcaaatacaggaagtaccagcagGCATGCGCCAAGCACAGCGAAGAGAATGACGACGATGACAGCGTCACCTCAGCCGCCTCGTCACACTGCCATACCTCAACCCCCCCAGGCCCTCTCTCAGAGACCAGCAGCACCCGTCAAGGAGGACaacctcaccctctctccccctccagaaTCAAAGAGGAACCCCGTTCCTGGGGCGAGGGGAGTCCCCCAGGACTGTCAGAGGATAGCCAGGATGTcctggagatggagatggagatgggtcCGGAGCCCTCAGAGCGTCCCCCCAGCAGAGGCTCACCATCCTGCCTGAGCTCCTACCTCCAGAGGGGCCTCAGTAACCCAGACAGCACTCTACCTACCACTCCTCTCACCCAGCAGCTACTGAACAACGAACTCTCATTAGCCCATAACAGGGATAGGGACAGGAACAGGGGGGCATTTCAAGGTGAGGGTGGAAGGGACCTCAGGGCGGTGTCTGCAGGGACAGTGCATTCGTCTGTGGATGGCGTGACCATGCAACCTATGCCCTCAGACGGACTCAGCAAACAGGAAGTAGAGTTGGATCGCCGTAGCAGCGTCATCTTCTCCTCCGGAGTGTGCGACCGCCTGGGAACACCGTCTCAATCCTACTGCGACCGGAAGTCTCTGGAAAAAGATCTTTTGGAGATCACATCAAAATCCCTGTGGACAGGTGTTAGTCAGTCCTTCCCCTGCCGCCAGCCTTACTCTCCCctatcctcctccacctcctctaccaCCCTCACCACGGCCCTCCAGGACCCCCTGCCGACCGTGGCCTGCCGAGCGCAACCCACCACCAGCTGTCCTCTGCCCATAAAGATTTACCCCCGCTCCCCTCCATGCGAGCCCCGCACACGCACCTCCAGCTCCTGCTCATCTTTCTCCTACCTGGAGGACGTGGGCAGCGGGGACTCGCCCTCCAACATGCCCCAGTTTGAGTTCTCCTCCTCCCCATGCTCTGTGTCGGGCTCTGGCCTGGCTCGCTGTCTGGTGGGGGAGCAGAGGGAGCACGGTGGGATGGTGGTGGGGGAAGCCATCTTCTCTCAGGGCCGTGCCAAGATCAAGTGTGAACGTTCATACGGGGCCAACTCCAGTGATGAATCTGGGTCCTTCTCGGAGGGAGACAGTGAGTCCGGCCCTGCCAGAGAGCCAGGCCCTGAGGTCAGAATACTTCATCTACACTCTATATTACAATTGCAATCTGTGCGATGGGTTTCGAAATTGGTTTGCTCTTTGAAGATATTACTAGTGTTATGGTTAAAATGATGAACTACAcccttagaaaaaagggttccaaaagggttcttcggctatccccataggagaaccccttttggttccaggtagaaccatttttggttgcaggcagaaccgttttgggttccatgtagaaccctctgtagaaaaggttctacatggaacccaaaagggttctacctgcaaccaaaaagggttcttcaaagggttctcatatggggacagccaaaaaaccctttaaggttctagatagcaccttttttctaagagtgtgttgtGGAAAATATGTTCTGATGGTTGGAAATATACTTTTTTAAACCAAAAGGGCAACATTTCTGAACAAATTGCTACGACCACTCCACTTTATGAACTGCTATGAAAGCAGTGGTGGAGACAaaagacacagaaagagacagagagacagtggtaAATGAATGTACTGGTTATTGGTATGACAACCATTGTTCTGGGGAAGAAGAGCCTGGAGAGTTTAGAACAGTACT is from Salvelinus namaycush isolate Seneca chromosome 28, SaNama_1.0, whole genome shotgun sequence and encodes:
- the LOC120023330 gene encoding transcription regulator protein BACH2-like; this translates as MSFGKLQTPYDSFLEFRFVEVLEYECSSDVSRMSADEGAHAHVRSGDAPMYVYESTVHCANVLLSLEDQRRQDILCDVTVVVEGTEIRAHRAVLAASSRYFLQVLLGHTHPEQEPIISLSDKVTARGFAPLLQFAYTAKLVLSKENIHEVIRCADFLGVHNLEDSCFRFLQAQLHSDTTDHNNGLLCRKELPPSAHTDDFITEMDGSGGSASSEKLRVTSSSATRRRPNHSTLTSLTSSLTSDLPRCPKYRKYQQACAKHSEENDDDDSVTSAASSHCHTSTPPGPLSETSSTRQGGQPHPLSPSRIKEEPRSWGEGSPPGLSEDSQDVLEMEMEMGPEPSERPPSRGSPSCLSSYLQRGLSNPDSTLPTTPLTQQLLNNELSLAHNRDRDRNRGAFQGEGGRDLRAVSAGTVHSSVDGVTMQPMPSDGLSKQEVELDRRSSVIFSSGVCDRLGTPSQSYCDRKSLEKDLLEITSKSLWTGVSQSFPCRQPYSPLSSSTSSTTLTTALQDPLPTVACRAQPTTSCPLPIKIYPRSPPCEPRTRTSSSCSSFSYLEDVGSGDSPSNMPQFEFSSSPCSVSGSGLARCLVGEQREHGGMVVGEAIFSQGRAKIKCERSYGANSSDESGSFSEGDSESGPAREPGPEVKLPFPVDQITNLPRNDFQIMIKMHKLTSEQLEFIHDIRRRSKNRIAAQRCRKRKLDCIQNLEVEIRKLVHEKEKLLSERNQLKVCMGELWQNLSYLSQAVSQEVCREVQGNPEKTKALLPTHRPSDPTAPTNSISIMASIDLTSNPGSPTSEGSLTKSPCSYESPVERDVGSGQRLRRGQGGVETEVSVLGQDNPESSLEPGASPGVCSPTVSVDFCQEMTEKCTTEEQPGQVCT